Proteins from a genomic interval of Pseudomonas silesiensis:
- the arfB gene encoding alternative ribosome rescue aminoacyl-tRNA hydrolase ArfB, whose amino-acid sequence MLKISNNVHLPDAEIELTAIRAQGAGGQNVNKVSSAVHLRFDIPASSLPDFYKERLLALRDSRITSEGVLIIKAQQYRTQEANRADALERLTELILSATKVEKKRRPTKPTLGSKKRRLESKTKRGSIKAGRGKVDF is encoded by the coding sequence ATGCTGAAGATTTCCAACAACGTGCATCTGCCGGATGCCGAGATTGAGTTGACCGCCATCCGCGCCCAGGGTGCGGGCGGGCAGAACGTCAACAAGGTCTCCAGTGCGGTGCACCTGCGCTTCGACATTCCGGCCTCGTCCTTGCCCGACTTCTACAAGGAGCGGCTGCTGGCGCTGCGGGACAGCCGGATCACCAGCGAAGGCGTGTTGATCATCAAGGCCCAGCAATACCGCACGCAGGAAGCCAACCGCGCCGATGCGCTGGAGCGCCTGACCGAATTGATCCTCAGCGCCACCAAGGTCGAAAAGAAACGCCGTCCGACCAAGCCGACCCTCGGTTCGAAAAAGCGTCGGCTTGAATCCAAGACCAAGCGTGGCAGCATCAAGGCCGGGCGTGGCAAGGTCGACTTCTAG
- a CDS encoding type II toxin-antitoxin system MqsR family toxin yields the protein MEKRTPHCKLSTVKILIEEGKVRTTQAARVGANELGLDLSEMLRVVMALTPTDFYKSMTTHADHTIWQDVYRPSTQAGDVYLKLTVIDDVLIVSFKEL from the coding sequence ATGGAAAAAAGAACCCCTCACTGCAAGCTATCTACCGTCAAAATCTTGATCGAGGAGGGTAAGGTACGCACAACGCAAGCGGCGCGAGTTGGAGCGAATGAGCTGGGGCTTGATCTGTCTGAAATGCTGAGGGTGGTAATGGCGCTCACACCAACTGATTTCTACAAAAGCATGACCACTCATGCCGATCACACGATTTGGCAAGACGTGTACCGCCCAAGCACACAAGCAGGCGACGTGTATCTGAAACTGACGGTTATTGATGACGTGCTGATCGTATCCTTTAAGGAGCTATAA
- a CDS encoding type II toxin-antitoxin system MqsA family antitoxin produces the protein MKCPVCGAAELIHDTRDLPYTYKGETTFIAAVTGDFCPACAESVLDAVESDRVMREMRGFSKQINAAIVDPGFITTVRKKLDLDQREAAEIFGGGVNAFSRYENGKTKPPLALIKLLKVLDRHPELLNEVRMA, from the coding sequence ATGAAATGTCCTGTTTGCGGCGCCGCTGAACTCATCCATGACACCCGCGACCTGCCGTATACCTACAAAGGTGAAACCACTTTCATTGCGGCGGTGACTGGCGATTTTTGCCCAGCCTGTGCCGAGTCTGTCCTGGATGCAGTTGAGTCGGATCGTGTCATGCGTGAAATGCGTGGGTTCTCGAAGCAGATCAATGCGGCCATTGTCGACCCGGGCTTTATCACGACCGTGCGCAAAAAGCTCGATCTTGACCAGCGTGAGGCGGCAGAAATTTTCGGGGGCGGAGTTAATGCGTTCTCGCGCTATGAGAATGGCAAGACCAAGCCCCCATTGGCCCTGATCAAGCTGCTCAAGGTGCTTGATCGTCACCCCGAACTGTTGAACGAAGTCAGGATGGCATAA